In Mytilus edulis chromosome 7, xbMytEdul2.2, whole genome shotgun sequence, a single genomic region encodes these proteins:
- the LOC139481959 gene encoding protein YIPF3-like isoform X2 gives MADPSSWNSQNMSDKSAVIDLGELENEPDIDAASEPGPTPKKSFGDDMRQRMTGNVTEMLWNSGKTQAKKAWSLYGNIDILRPYFDVEPHEVRQRLLFSLLPQKPSDQKQRVPRELYGPLMVVFTMIALLLFQMKTAEHKVEEGTLMGTAFGVCFTYWIGGAVFVWVLSYISNVHIALLQIMSMMGYGLFGPCIVLFLSTIIHTSHDHLFFYSMWAIFGGLSSLRMISIILSRTQGQSQRLLVCGVLAALHLLFLIYLHFAYHQIVEELSEVFDSKPVVQQPEAKIDDISATKT, from the exons ATGGCAGATCCAAGTTCTTGGAATTCTCAAAAC ATGTCTGATAAATCAGCAGTGATAGATCTTGGAGAACTAGAGAATGAACCAGACATTGATGCTGCATCAG AACCTGGACCAACGCCTAAAAAGAGTTTTGGAGATGACATGAGACAAAGAATGACTGGAAATGTCACAGAAATG TTATGGAATTCTGGTAAAACACAAGCCAAGAAAGCCTGGAGTCTGTACGGTAATATAGACATTCTCAGACCTTACTTTGATGTGGAACCACATGAAGTTAGACAAAG attactattcTCCTTACTTCCACAGAAACCCTCAGATCAGAAACAG AGAGTTCCAAGAGAGCTATATGGACCTTTAATGGTTGTTTTTACAATGATAGCTTTACTGTTGTTTCAAATGAAAACAGCTGAACATAAAGTG GAGGAAGGAACATTGATGGGTACAGCTTTTGGTGTGTGTTTTACATACTGGATTGGTGGTGCTGTGTTTGTGTGGGTGTTGTCATATATATCTAATGTTCATATAGCACTTCTACAGATTATGTCTATGATG GGATATGGACTGTTTGGACCTTGTATCGTATTATTTCTAAGCACTATCATTCACACATCACATGatcatttatttttctattcgaTGTGGGCAATATTTGGAGGATTATCTTCCCTTAGAATG ATCTCCATAATTTTATCCAGGACACAAGGACAGTCACAGAGATTATTAGTGTGTGGTGTCTTAGCAGCTTTACATCttctgtttcttatttatttacattttgcaTATCATCAAATTGTGGAAG aaTTATCTGAAGTTTTTGACAGTAAACCAGTTGTACAACAGCCAGAAGCAAAAATTGATGATATTTCTGCCACAAAAA
- the LOC139481959 gene encoding protein YIPF3-like isoform X1: MADPSSWNSQNMSDKSAVIDLGELENEPDIDAASEPGPTPKKSFGDDMRQRMTGNVTEMLWNSGKTQAKKAWSLYGNIDILRPYFDVEPHEVRQRLLFSLLPQKPSDQKQRVPRELYGPLMVVFTMIALLLFQMKTAEHKVEEGTLMGTAFGVCFTYWIGGAVFVWVLSYISNVHIALLQIMSMMGYGLFGPCIVLFLSTIIHTSHDHLFFYSMWAIFGGLSSLRMISIILSRTQGQSQRLLVCGVLAALHLLFLIYLHFAYHQIVEELSEVFDSKPVVQQPEAKIDDISATKIAESVKSVVEHAQNIVKRAVNDTLVVTRLGTNNTHAVQA, from the exons ATGGCAGATCCAAGTTCTTGGAATTCTCAAAAC ATGTCTGATAAATCAGCAGTGATAGATCTTGGAGAACTAGAGAATGAACCAGACATTGATGCTGCATCAG AACCTGGACCAACGCCTAAAAAGAGTTTTGGAGATGACATGAGACAAAGAATGACTGGAAATGTCACAGAAATG TTATGGAATTCTGGTAAAACACAAGCCAAGAAAGCCTGGAGTCTGTACGGTAATATAGACATTCTCAGACCTTACTTTGATGTGGAACCACATGAAGTTAGACAAAG attactattcTCCTTACTTCCACAGAAACCCTCAGATCAGAAACAG AGAGTTCCAAGAGAGCTATATGGACCTTTAATGGTTGTTTTTACAATGATAGCTTTACTGTTGTTTCAAATGAAAACAGCTGAACATAAAGTG GAGGAAGGAACATTGATGGGTACAGCTTTTGGTGTGTGTTTTACATACTGGATTGGTGGTGCTGTGTTTGTGTGGGTGTTGTCATATATATCTAATGTTCATATAGCACTTCTACAGATTATGTCTATGATG GGATATGGACTGTTTGGACCTTGTATCGTATTATTTCTAAGCACTATCATTCACACATCACATGatcatttatttttctattcgaTGTGGGCAATATTTGGAGGATTATCTTCCCTTAGAATG ATCTCCATAATTTTATCCAGGACACAAGGACAGTCACAGAGATTATTAGTGTGTGGTGTCTTAGCAGCTTTACATCttctgtttcttatttatttacattttgcaTATCATCAAATTGTGGAAG aaTTATCTGAAGTTTTTGACAGTAAACCAGTTGTACAACAGCCAGAAGCAAAAATTGATGATATTTCTGCCACAAAAA TTGCAGAAAGTGTCAAGTCAGTTGTTGAGCATGCGCAAAATATTGTAAAGCGGGCAGTTAATGATACACTGGTCGTCACTAGACTGGGTACTAACAACACGCATGCAGTTCAAG